The Arctopsyche grandis isolate Sample6627 chromosome 10, ASM5162203v2, whole genome shotgun sequence genome window below encodes:
- the LOC143917764 gene encoding putative cytochrome P450 6a13 translates to MIYVVQILKKLRDENVDDEGKLKFQGDTLLAQAAIFFSAGFQTISSTISFSLYELAMSPDVQEKVLIEIEEVLNSHNGMVTNEAIQNMKYLGMCIKETLRKYPILPFLDRVCQNRYKIPNTNVILEPQTTVYIPMIGIHMDPQYHPEPEVYRPERFSPENFKHMDPSTYMPFGHGPRNCIGERLGVVETKLGLVHILKDFKVKTCPKTVPKIKFNPKSINILRLDTIYLRFEPKLKSS, encoded by the exons ATGATCTATGTAgtacaaattttgaaaaaattaagaGACGAAAATGTTGACGATGAAGGAAAGCTAA AATTTCAGGGAGATACCCTTTTGGCACAAgctgcaatatttttttcagctGGATTTCAGACCATTAGTAGTACAATTTCATTTTCGTTATACGAATTGGCAATGTCACCAGATGTCcaa GAAAAAGTTCTCATTGAAATTGAAGAAGTATTAAACAGTCATAATGGTATGGTTACTAACGAAGCcattcaaaatatgaaatatttaggcATGTGCATCAAAG AAACACTTCGCAAATATCCAATATTGCCATTTTTGGACAGAGTATGCCAAAATCGCTATAAAATTCCAAACACAAATGTAATTTTAGAACCTCAAACGACAGTTTACATACCTATGATAGGAATTCACATGGATCCCCAATATCATCCAGAGCCAGAAGTTTATAGACCTGAAAGATTTTCACcggaaaattttaaacatatggATCCCTCAACATACATGCCTTTTGGACACGGTCCTAGAAATTGTAtag GCGAAAGGTTGGGTGTTGTAGAAACAAAATTGGGTCttgttcatattttaaaagactTTAAAGTAAAAACTTGCCCCAAAACAGTtccaaaaatcaaattcaatccAAAATCGATAAACATCTTAAGGTTGGATACGATTTATCTAAGATTTGAACCAAAATTGAAGTCCTCATAA